AAAAACAATCTGAAGCAGCTCGGTCTGGCGCTACACAACTACCTTGACGCCTTGCAGATGTTTCCTCCCAGCTACTTCGACTCAACGACTGGCGTCAATACGGCCGTCACCGCTTCGGCGAATAACAACGCCCTCGGCTGGGGCACCATGATTCTTCCTTACCTGGATCAGGGAGCCCTGTATAACCAGATCGGGACGGAAACCGGCGGATACGCCCGTGACTGGATGGACTCGAACAACGATCAGAACGCCATCGACGCCATTCCTTCGGCAACCAAAGTTCTCGCGGCGTTCGTTTGCCCCTCGGATCCGATGGGCGGCCTGAACACCAAAAAAGGGAGCTTCGGAAAGTCCAACTACCTGGGCAGCAACGGCCTCAATCAGAACACCTTTGAAGGCATGCTGGTTGTGAACAACGGCCGTCGCATCGCCGACGTACTCGATGGCACCAGCAACACCCTGTTTGTCACCGAACGCAGCACGATTACGCAGTCAGGCACTGTCGGCTCGTGCGGCGGTCTCCCCTGTAACTTCCAGGGCGGACTCTGGATTGGCCCCCGTACCAGCACCAGCTCCAACGGCTGGAATCCTGGCGTCGAACAGCTCGATGTCCAAAACAT
This genomic stretch from Planctomicrobium piriforme harbors:
- a CDS encoding DUF1559 domain-containing protein; its protein translation is MISVKRRLSRGFTLIELLVVIAIIAILIALLLPAVQQAREAARRSQCKNNLKQLGLALHNYLDALQMFPPSYFDSTTGVNTAVTASANNNALGWGTMILPYLDQGALYNQIGTETGGYARDWMDSNNDQNAIDAIPSATKVLAAFVCPSDPMGGLNTKKGSFGKSNYLGSNGLNQNTFEGMLVVNNGRRIADVLDGTSNTLFVTERSTITQSGTVGSCGGLPCNFQGGLWIGPRTSTSSNGWNPGVEQLDVQNIGGNSYRIAGGTSGQWQQDWVASSAHVGGMHSLLCDGSVRFLSENTDNTTYASLITYNRGEIVGEF